The Streptomyces sp. NBC_00224 genome contains the following window.
AGGAGCACCTCGCCGGCCTGCTCGGCCGCGCGCTGAACTCGTTCGACCTGCCGGACGAACTGGTCGAGAACCTCGACTCGGCCCTCGCGCACACCACTTCGCTGCACTCCTCACTGCACGCCTCGGGCGGCCCCGGCCGCCCCCGGCTCAGCCGCGAGACCTACCGCCACACCTATCTCCTCCTCGACGGCGCCACGGTCACCCTCTGGGAGGTCGTGCACGGCCGGGGCAACGAGGTGTACGCGGACGAGGAGAGCGCTCTGGTGGCCGCGGCCCGGCTGCGCGAGCGGGTCCTGCCGGACCTCGCGCCCGGGTTCGCGGAGGACGACCTGGACCCGTGCCTGACCGGTCCGGAGACCCTCAGCGGGCTGACGCCGGTGGAACGGGCCGGGACCAGCAGGACGTACGAGGCGGACGGCTCGGCCGACCACGCGCGGCGGCTGCTGCGCCGCGCCGAGAACCCGGACCGGCCCGGCGAGAGCGTGGCCCGCTCGCTGCGCGGCGCCCTCGCCCACCGCATCACCCGGGCCCTGGGCGGCCCCGGCGGCGCGGCCGGACGCGGCGCGGCCATCCTGTACGAGCACGCGTTCCTGCTCCTCGACGGCGTCGAGCTGAGCCTGTGGGAGGTCGAGCACACGGCGACGCCGGACGGCAGCCACATGTGCGAGGTGTACGCGGCGGAGGCGTCGGCGCGGGCCGCGATGAGGCGGCGGGCGCGGGTCTCCTGAGGCAGGACGAAGACGCCGGGCGCGGTGGAGGTCTCTCCACCGCGCCCGGCGTCCTTCCGTCACCGGCGCCGCGTCACGGGGTGAGCGCGGGCTCCTTGGTGACGTCGTCGGACGGGGCCTCGTCAGCACCGCCCTCCAGGTGCTGCTTCGGCTTGGCCGGGAGCAGGAACATCCCGACGAAGATCACGATGCAGACCGCCGTCACGACCCACAGCGAGCGCTGGAAGGCGTCCGAGAAGGCCGGGCCGATCTCGGCGAGCTGGAGGTGGTCGTCGATCGCGCCGAAGAAGACCACCGAGACCAGGCCGAGGCCCAGCGCCTGGCCCATCTGCTGCACCGTGTTGATCAGGCCGGACGCCGAACCCGCGTGCTCCTGCGGGACCTCGGAGAGGACCGCGTCGGTGAGCGGCGCGACGATCAGGCCCATGCCGACGCCGAGCACCACCAGCGGCAGTGCCATCTGCCAGGCGGCGATGTCCATCCCGAAGTGGTGCACCTCCCAGATGTAGACCAGGAAGCCGACGGCGGTGATCAGGGCGCCCGCCTGGAGCACCTTGCGGCCGAACTTCGGGACCAGCGACTGGACGGACATGCCCGCCGCGGCCGACATGGCGATGGAGAACGGGATACCGGTCAGACCGGCGCGCAGCGCGCTCCAGCCCAGGCCGATCTGCATGTACAGCGTCCAGACCAGGAAGAAGATGCCCATCGCGATGCCGAACGTCAGCTGCACCGCGATACCCGCCGCGAAGCTCTTCACACGGAACAGCGACAGCTCCACCAGCGGCGAGCCGTCCTTGGCCGCCTTGTACCTCTCGTACACCACGAGCGCGCCGATGACGACGAGGCTGCCGGCCATCGACAGGTAGCCCCACAGCGGCCAGCCCAGCTCACGGCCGCGGGTCAGCGGGTAGAGCAGCATCAGCAGGCCGAGGGTGACCAGGGCGACGCCCACGAGGTCGAGCTTGAGCGCCTTGGGCGCCTTGGACTCGGAGATGAACCTGGCGCCCAGGATCAGGCCCGCGATGCCGACCGGCAGGTTGATGAGGAAGATCGGCCGCCACTCCAGACCGAACAGGTTCCACTCGGTCAGCAGGGCGCCGAAGATCGGGCCGGACACCGCGCCCAGACCGATGACCGCGCCGAACATGCCGAACACCTTGCCGCGCTCCTCCGCCGGGAAGGTCGCGTGGATGATCGAGAGCACCTGAGGCACCATCAGGGAGGCCATGCCGCCCTGCAGGATGCGGGATGCGACCAGCATCTCCGGGTTGGCCGCGAAGCCGCAGAGCGCCGAGGCGATGGTGAAGCCGGTCATGCCTATGAGGAAGAGCCGCTTGCGGCCGTGGATGTCGCCGAGGCGGCCACCGGTGATCAGACCGGCGGCGAAGGCCAGGGCATAACCCGCGGTGATCCACTGGATCGAGGCGAAGGTCGCCCCGGTGTCCTTCTGGATCGAGGGAATCGCTACGTTGACGATGGTGACGTCGACCAGGTCCATGAAGGCCGCGGTCATCACGATGGCCAGGGCGAACCACCGTCGGCGGTCGTTCGCGGCGGCCGCTGTGCCGGGGCCCGCGGCTTCTGGGGGATTGGTCGTGGTGGAGGTCATGGAAAGAAGTTAGACCTTATGTAGGTCAGACTGCGTCCTAATTTTCCCGCATCCTGGATCTCATGACGGACACCCCGGCTCGGCTGCTCCAGCTCCTGTCCCTGCTCCAGACGCCCCGCGAATGGCCCGGCGGCGAGCTCGCCGAGCGGCTCAGCGTCTCGCGGCGCACGGTTCGCCGCGACGTCGACCGGCTGCGCGAGCTCGGCTACCCGGTCCAGGCGACGCTGGGCGCGGACGGCGGGTACCGGCTGGTGGCCGGGAAGGCGATGCCGCCGCTGGTCCTCGACGACGAGGAGGCGGTGGCCATCGCGGTCGGGCTGCGGGCGGGCGCGGGGCACGCGGTCGACGGAGTGGAGGAGGCGTCGGTACGGGCGCTGGCCAAGCTGGAGCAGGTGCTGCCGTCCCGGCTGCGGCACCGGGTCTCCAGCCTCCAGGCCGCGACGATGCCGCTGGTGGGGCCGTGGCGGGGGGACGGGGCGACCGTCGACCCGCACACGCTGACCGTGATGGCGTCGGCCGTCACCGGCACGGAACGGCTGCGGTTCGACTACCGCAAGGGCGACGGCAGCGAGTCGCGCCGCCAGGTCGAGCCGTACCGGCTGGTGTCGACGGGGCGGCGGTGGTACCTCGTCGCGTACGACATCGAGCGCGAGGACTGGCGTACGTTCCGGGTCGACCGGGTGGAGTCCCCGTTCGCGACGGGGTCGCGGTTCGCGCCCCGGGAGCTGCCCGCGCAGAACGCGGCGGAGTTCGTGAGCCGGTCGCTGTCCCGGATGCAGCCCGAGCTGGACCTGGACGTGACGTTCGAGGCGCCCGCCGACTTCGTGGCGGCGCGGCTCGC
Protein-coding sequences here:
- a CDS encoding helix-turn-helix transcriptional regulator, which produces MTDTPARLLQLLSLLQTPREWPGGELAERLSVSRRTVRRDVDRLRELGYPVQATLGADGGYRLVAGKAMPPLVLDDEEAVAIAVGLRAGAGHAVDGVEEASVRALAKLEQVLPSRLRHRVSSLQAATMPLVGPWRGDGATVDPHTLTVMASAVTGTERLRFDYRKGDGSESRRQVEPYRLVSTGRRWYLVAYDIEREDWRTFRVDRVESPFATGSRFAPRELPAQNAAEFVSRSLSRMQPELDLDVTFEAPADFVAARLAPTMGTPVALGEARCRVRARVTESLEGVAIRLALLDCEFAVASPVALTEYLAKLGGRLTRAAEPQPA
- a CDS encoding DUF6227 family protein — translated: MVPNECEHETAEEHLAGLLGRALNSFDLPDELVENLDSALAHTTSLHSSLHASGGPGRPRLSRETYRHTYLLLDGATVTLWEVVHGRGNEVYADEESALVAAARLRERVLPDLAPGFAEDDLDPCLTGPETLSGLTPVERAGTSRTYEADGSADHARRLLRRAENPDRPGESVARSLRGALAHRITRALGGPGGAAGRGAAILYEHAFLLLDGVELSLWEVEHTATPDGSHMCEVYAAEASARAAMRRRARVS
- a CDS encoding MFS transporter, with the translated sequence MTSTTTNPPEAAGPGTAAAANDRRRWFALAIVMTAAFMDLVDVTIVNVAIPSIQKDTGATFASIQWITAGYALAFAAGLITGGRLGDIHGRKRLFLIGMTGFTIASALCGFAANPEMLVASRILQGGMASLMVPQVLSIIHATFPAEERGKVFGMFGAVIGLGAVSGPIFGALLTEWNLFGLEWRPIFLINLPVGIAGLILGARFISESKAPKALKLDLVGVALVTLGLLMLLYPLTRGRELGWPLWGYLSMAGSLVVIGALVVYERYKAAKDGSPLVELSLFRVKSFAAGIAVQLTFGIAMGIFFLVWTLYMQIGLGWSALRAGLTGIPFSIAMSAAAGMSVQSLVPKFGRKVLQAGALITAVGFLVYIWEVHHFGMDIAAWQMALPLVVLGVGMGLIVAPLTDAVLSEVPQEHAGSASGLINTVQQMGQALGLGLVSVVFFGAIDDHLQLAEIGPAFSDAFQRSLWVVTAVCIVIFVGMFLLPAKPKQHLEGGADEAPSDDVTKEPALTP